A window of the Apostichopus japonicus isolate 1M-3 chromosome 8, ASM3797524v1, whole genome shotgun sequence genome harbors these coding sequences:
- the LOC139971560 gene encoding solute carrier organic anion transporter family member 3A1-like, whose amino-acid sequence MPGFSSSNPYQPLEEPIPEPKVVGPRKTLKQRFHHPATFSLLTALALVMSSAPGGYQGGVISTIEKRFQLSNTQAGTLATFYDVMALTTVVFITHFGQSRHRPRVIGCLQFIAGTAMIVTSLPHFLYPAPGFVLHPPKGENDSSTEDYMCHPDEYTEEEFFSDGKQSGALMNQFAWMYVGTFLASFSSPVIALAIPYIDDSVDKQSTSVYAGVLLASYSIGSVLGYFLAAGCLSVPAYPTLVNQPGYPKDPSDPNWLGAWWLGYLIVGLFLLILSPLFFFFPKILPKSGSEGQEEEQPQNTSTQVVNEDADVSSPQETEKIEILKSGVKEFVYTMVKSIFRICTNIPVMALYIVGFLHLASFAGVQLFSAQYMEFQFGLEARFTSLLLGLLVVPSGIFGTMVGGYCIKRFGQTRKRMAWLLVFFTALAFCFDPVSMMLGCATGDVAGVTEPYNYTSGGGAPAFPGVNVSCNSDCHCALDSYQPVCGEDGLTYVSPCFAGCTENTTQPDGTQSYSSCACIPGGDSLDDEGGTARSGECRPFCKTQFIMYFLFGLVWSSCLTLMTVPGLMLTLRCVTDEDRSLTLTIGNVMGKLFGQIPSPLLFGLVIDACCILHQTVSGAEGNCLLYNNVLLRLSMNGLVTLLHFVSLLITIFAALVICIQDRDKKLELEESDGRRPLTSVTDDQEDLNT is encoded by the exons ATGCCGGGGTTCAGCTCAAGTAATCCCTACCAACCTTTGGAGGAACCCATACCAGAACCAAAAGTGGTTGGGCCGAGAAAAACTTTGAAGCAGAGATTCCATCATCCAGCTACCTTTTCCTTACTAACTGCTCTTGCCCTGGTGATGAGCTCAGCCCCTGGTGGATACCAGGGAGGTGTTATCAGCACAATAGAGAAACGGTTCCAACTTTCTAACACTCAAGCGGGCACTCTAGCTACATTCTACGATGTGATGGCCCTAACGACCGTTGTGTTTATAACCCATTTTGGTCAGTCACGTCACCGGCCGAGAGTGATAGGTTGCTTACAGTTTATTGCTGGGACAGCAATGATCGTCACTAGCTTGCCGCATTTCTTGTACCCTGCTCCAGGGTTTGTCCTGCATCCACCCAAGGGAGAGAACGATAGTAGTACAGAAGACTATATGTGCCATCCCGATGAATACACGGAAGAGGAGTTTTTTTCGGATGGCAAACAATCTGGTGCACTCATGAATCAGTTTGCTTGGATGTACGTTGGGACATTCTTAGCTAGTTTCAGCAGTCCTGTGATAGCCTTAGCCATTCCTTATATAGATGATAGTGTGGATAAGCAGTCAACATCTGTCTATGCAG GTGTATTGCTTGCATCATACAGCATCGGCAGTGTGCTGGGCTACTTCCTTGCTGCTGGTTGTCTCTCAGTTCCAGCTTACCCAACCCTAGTAAATCAGCCAGGCTACCCAAAAGACCCCAGTGACCCCAATTGGCTGGGGGCCTGGTGGTTGGGTTACCTCATTGTGGGTCTCTTCCTCCTTATTCTTTCcccactgtttttcttttttcctaaAATTCTTCCCAAAAGTGGATCTGAGGGACAGGAAGAAGAACAGCCTCAAAATACATCGACACAAGTGGTGAATGAAGATGCAGACGTCTCGTCGCCCCAGGAAACGGAGAAAATTGAGATCCTCAAATCTGGTGTCAAGGAATTTGTATACA cGATGGTGAAATCAATATTCCGGATTTGCACCAACATCCCTGTGATGGCTCTGTACATCGTTGGCTTCCTTCATTTAGCATCCTTTGCCGGGGTCCAGCTGTTCAGTGCTCAGTACATGGAGTTTCAGTTTGGATTAGAAGCTCGCTTCACCTCACTTCTCTTGG GTTTGTTGGTAGTCCCCAGCGGTATTTTTGGAACAATGGTTGGTGGTTACTGCATCAAGCGATTCGGTCAGACCAGAAAGAGGATGGCATGGCTGCTCGTCTTCTTCACTGCTCTGGCATTCTGTTTCGACCCGGTATCTATGATGTTGGGATGTGCGACTGGAGACGTGGCTGGAGTGACAGAGCCATATAACTATACCAG TGGTGGTGGAGCACCAGCATTCCCAGGAGTCAATGTATCTTGCAACTCTGACTGTCATTGTGCATTGGATAGCTACCAGCCTGTCTGCGGTGAAGATGGCCTGACCTACGTATCGCCCTGCTTCGCCGGTTGTACAGAGAATACAACGCAACCAGATGGAACG CAAAGCTACAGTAGCTGTGCATGTATTCCTGGTGGTGACTCATTGGATGATGAAGGAGGGACAGCCCGCTCAGGGGAATGCAGGCCGTTCTGTAAAACACAATTTATAATGTACTTCTTGTTTGGTCTTGTGTGGTCGTCCTGTCTTACCCTCATGACAGTGCCTGGTTTAATGCTGACGCTGAG ATGTGTCACTGATGAGGATAGGTCTCTTACATTGACCATCGGGAATGTCATGGGCAAGCTCTTTG GTCAGATACCATCGCCTCTTCTCTTTGGATTAGTCATAGATGCCTGTTGCATCCTTCATCAAACTGTTTCTGGAGCCGAAGGCAACTGCCTCCTCTACAATAACGTCCTCTTGCGCTTGAGTATGAACGGACTTGTCACATTATTACATTTCGTTAGTCTTCTGATTACGATATTCGCTGCTCTGGTGATCTGTATTCAAGACAGAGATAAGAAGCTAGAGTTGGAA GAATCTGATGGCCGCAGACCCCTGACCAGTGTAACTGATGACCAGGAAGACTTAAATACCTAG